A stretch of Lathyrus oleraceus cultivar Zhongwan6 chromosome 6, CAAS_Psat_ZW6_1.0, whole genome shotgun sequence DNA encodes these proteins:
- the LOC127094395 gene encoding F-box/kelch-repeat protein At5g43190: MKNQNNLNIITKNPESPLTSNMDPQIWSKLPPEILENVLSFLPLKTFMSLRSTCKGFWPLIFSPSFISKHSPSSSPFSSFLLLSHPQFRTHFPLYDCNLQTWRNISLSFSDSLHSSPPSFTTTLVSSGGLFCLTDSLSCSLLVCNLLAKSKRKIQYPNFNLHIEHLTFVSTPKGYFIFILSSESSSNNAYLYESNSKVESWRKFNGFDPILSDNPHQQGVYFKGGLYFATPEPFSVVYFDLENGKWERPVCDLPNQLTFVRLVSMNDDDDGDYDGKKLFLIGGVGSNGISRSIKLWELSEEGTNWVEIQSLPDLMCRKFVSVCYHNYEHVYCFWHEGMICICCYTWPEILYYLVSRRTWHWLPRCSSLALKCSCGFKWFSFVPKLYAQV, encoded by the coding sequence ATGAAGAACCAAAACAACCTTAACATAATCACCAAGAATCCAGAATCACCTCTAACATCAAACATGGATCCTCAAATTTGGAGCAAATTACCACCTGAAATCCTAGAAAATGTTCTCTCTTTCCTTCCTCTCAAAACCTTCATGAGTCTTAGATCCACTTGCAAAGGTTTCTGGCCATTGATTTTCTCTCCTTCATTCATCTCCAAACACTCACCTTCTTCTTCACCTTTCTCTTCTTTTCTCTTACTTTCTCACCCTCAATTCCGCACTCACTTTCCTCTCTATGATTGCAACCTTCAAACATGGCGTAACATCTCTCTTTCGTTCTCTGATTCACTTCACTCTTCACCACCTTCTTTCACTACTACTCTTGTCTCTTCTGGTGGTCTTTTCTGTTTAACCGATTCTCTTTCATGTTCTTTACTTGTTTGTAACCTTTTAGCCAAATCCAAAAGAAAAATTCAATACCCTAATTTCAATCTTCATATTGAGCATCTTACCTTTGTTTCAACTCCAAAAGGGTACTTCATTTTTATACTCTCTTCTGAATCATCTTCAAATAATGCTTATCTTTATGAATCAAACTCAAAGGTTGAATCTTGGAGGaaattcaatggttttgatccGATTCTTAGTGATAACCCTCATCAACAAGGTGTTTACTTTAAAGGAGGTTTGTATTTTGCTACACCAGAGCCTTTTTCTGTTGTGtattttgatttggaaaatgGAAAATGGGAGAGGCCTGTTTGTGATTTACCTAATCAACTCACTTTTGTGAGATTGGTTAGtatgaatgatgatgatgatggtgattaTGATGGTAAAAAACTGTTTTTGATTGGTGGGGTTGGGAGCAATGGAATTTCAAGGAGTATTAAACTATGGGAATTGAGTGAAGAAGGGACTAATTGGGTTGAGATTCAGAGTTTGCCTGATTTGATGTGTAGGAAATTTGTGTCAGTTTGTTATCATAATTATGAACATGTTTATTGTTTTTGGCATGAAGGAATGATTTGTATATGCTGTTATACTTGGCCAGAGATTTTGTATTATTTGGTTTCTAGAAGGACTTGGCATTGGCTTCCTAGGTGTTCTTCTTTGGCTTTGAAATGTAGCTGTGGATTTAAGTGGTTTTCTTTTGTTCCTAAGTTGTATGCTCAAGTTTGA